One genomic segment of Oncorhynchus nerka isolate Pitt River linkage group LG16, Oner_Uvic_2.0, whole genome shotgun sequence includes these proteins:
- the LOC115143867 gene encoding epidermal growth factor receptor kinase substrate 8-like protein 1 — MMDPYGIPSPPIPHAPNAPPSNPPPYPGIRANGVNGGQPQPDISFLRAEREVGILNHCFDDIEVFMAKLQQTAVAATVLSQRKKKNKKSHKQTAEEDLLTAKACPPPEEEFMDIFQKFKYCFSLLARLKSSISNPSSKELLHHVFKPLDMLVRTIGGPALGASVISPALTNSAISLLQDNLTEEERQIWTALGPHWTLPHSQLRGPVAPYTPVFLDGWKPEPSRADGQVWEDPVESQHKHEALREKQKLQPTQPVGPPVAPMSDELYSSVLPPEGERMYSCSYDFVARNNSELSVQQGDTLEVVESSKRWWKCRNRFNVVGFVPFNILEPVSHTESPVTMRPPKPPVSPDLTKTHTPPGPPALNPSSLTPSPSAHHRPPPPSYNQYIPAGDDTDKVMMVNDELLQRLTNGKASLNRPLVIARSSDTSVPLDYHSPTEEVEEWLRGKGFSETTVTLLGKLTGALLFSLNKEDLREVLPDEGARVYSQLTVQKALLEDARKATELEAVMEKQKMKVDLKLENSTL, encoded by the exons ATGATGGACCCCTACGGAATTCCAAGCCCCCCCATCCCACATGCTCCCAACGCCCCGCCTTCCAACCCTCCACCTTACCCAGGAATCAGAG CGAATGGTGTAAACGGCGGCCAACCTCAGCCTGATATTTCTTTTCTACGAGCTGAGAGAGAAGTG GGGATCCTTAATCATTGTTTCGATGACATTGAGGTCTTCATGGCAAAGCTACAACAGACTGCAGTGGCTGCCACAGTTCTAAGCCAGAGGAAGAAGAAAAATAAGAAAAGTCACAAGCAAACAGCAGAGG AGGACTTGCTTACTGCAAAAGCTTGCCCTCCACCTGAAGAAGAATTCATGGATATCTTCCAAAAATTTAAATACTGCTTCAGTCTTCTG GCTCGTCTCAAGTCTTCCATCTCCAACCCATCCTCAAAAGAGCTGCTCCACCATGTGTTCAAACCACTGGATATG CTGGTGAGGACTATTGGGGGCCCAGCTTTAGGAGCCTCAGTGATCAGTCCTGCCCTGACCAACTCAGCCATATCCCTGCTTCAAGACAACCTGACCGAAGAGGAGAGGCAGATATGGACGGCCCTTGGGCCCCACTGGACACTACCACA TTCCCAGCTTAGAGGGCCCGTGGCCCCGTACACACCTGTGTTTCTGGACGGATGGAAGCCAGAGCCCTCCAGGGCAGATGGGCAGGTTTGGGAGGATCCGGTCGAGTCACAACACAAACATGAAGCCTTGCGGGAAAAGCAAAAG CTGCAGCCTACTCAGCCAGTTGGACCTCCAGTCGCCCCTATGAGCGATGAACT GTATAGCAGTGTCCTACCccctgagggagagaggatgtaCAGCTGCAGCTATGACTTTGTGGCCCGCAACAACAGTGAGCTGTCAGTACAACAGGGAGATACACTGGAG GTGGTGGAGTCGTCCAAACGCTGGTGGAAGTGTCGTAATCGCTTCAACGTGGTCGGCTTTGTCCCCTTCAACATCCTGGAGCCAGTGTCTCACACAGAAAGCCCTGTCACCATGAGACCACCAAAG CCTCCAGTCTCGCCTGACCTGACCAAGACTCACACTCCTCCAGGCCCTCCAGCCTTGAACCCTAGCTCCTTGACCCCAAGCCCCTCAGCCCACCACCGCCCTCCCCCACCATCATACAACCAATACATTCCAGCCGGAGATGACACAGACAAAG TCATGATGGTGAACGACGAGCTCCTCCAGAGACTGACCAACGGGAAGGCCAGCCTAAACAGGCCCCTGGTCATCGCTCGCTCCTCGGACACCTCGGTCCCCCTGGACTACCACTCACCCaccgaggaggtggaggagtggctCAGGGGGAAGGGCTTCAGTGAGAC GACGGTGACGTTACTGGGAAAGCTGACAGGAGCCCTGCTCTTCTCTCTGAACAAGGAGGACCTACGAGAAGTTCTACCAGACGAGGGTGCCAGAGTGTACAGCCAGCTCACTGTTCAGAAAGCACTGTTGGAG GACGCCAGGAAGGCCACAGAGCTGGAGGCAGTGATGGAAAAGCAGAAGATGAAGGTGGATTTGAAACTGGAGAATAGCACACTGTAA